The DNA segment CCATGTGGCGGCAATTATTGCAATCCGTCTCCAATCCGGTGCCTTTCTGTTAGCAGCCCCGGCGCGGAGTGCTGCACAGGTTTTTCAAATCATCGAGATAGCCGAAAGCCGCGCGTGGGCTTTTCACGGCATGAATCTTGGATTATTCATTTTGCCCGGCGCGTGAGGAATCTTGGCCTGGCGCCGATAAAAGTCGAGAGATTGATCATTCACGAGCGGAGGAGTCGCATGACCACCGTCGATTTGAGTCTGATCCATACCGTGACTGTGCGTGAGCATTTCAGCGCAGCGTTACAGTCGGCGGCGCGCAACCAGGACGTGGCGTTGCGCGACAACACGTCCACCTACCTCGTCAACCTGCTGACAGATTACTGCGAAGCGTCCGCTCTCGCGGCCGTCACCGATTCGAATCAGCAAATCAAACCGCTCGCCACGCTCTACGGCGAGGCACTAGAAGCCCCCACCAGCGAACACCGTCGCCGCACCCTGCAGAAGCTGGGCGATCTGGCCCTGTTCATCGCCGGCATCTTCAGCGACAGCCTGAACCGCAAACTGGTGGATGTCGATTACTACATCGGCATGGGAGAGGCTGCTTACTGCTGCGTATACGACTCCTTGCAAGTCGACGCGCGGGCGCGATCGGCGAGCGGGGTATTCGCCGAATTGAGCAGCAAGTTCCCGTTATTGGTCGACCTGTTGACAGAAATCAGCGAAATGAGCGGACTGAAATCCCGCAGCGACCTGCTACGTACCTATGAACTGTGGCAGAAGACCGGCAGTGAACGTGCCAGGAAGCAGTTGCGCCGCGCCGGTATCGTGCCGTTCGTTGGCCGTGTCGGCATCTCGCACTGACGGGAACCGCGGCGATGCTGCTGACCACGCTGCAAGAGCACCTGACGTGTCTGTACGAAGCGCCGATTGAACAGCGCGTTGCCGACTACCTCGTCACCGACGCGCGACTCGCCGAGTCACTCGAGTCGGGGGAACAGGCGCACACCAACAGCGAAAGGCTGCTGGTGCGTGAATGTGAAGACACGCTCGACATCAGCCTCTACATCGACGCGCAGGTGCTGGACAGCCTGTCGGCCTGCGACCCTTACGCCTGTCTCGACGAGCGCAACCTCAACGAATTCCTGATCGCGCTCGAAGGTGTCAGCCATTTCCACTACCTGGTGTGGAACGCTGTGCATGCGCGCCAGGTAACCCAGCTCGAAATGGAATTACAGGCGGAGGTCGACAAGTACGTCACCGCCACCTTGTTGTTACGGCAACAAGGCGTCATCGACGACAGCGAGGAATTTCATGAGCAGTTCTTCGCCGCGGTGAGCTACGCCGCCGATCATCATTGCCCGCTCGGGCAACGCTATCGCGCCGCCAATCACTACGCCGGCAAGTATTGTCGTAAATTGAATCGTCGCTACCCGGCCCAGCATCAGCAGCCGATGTTCATCAAGGAACTGCGCCGCTTCTACCGGCTGTCGCAAAATGAAAAAATCCGCTCCATCGACAAGGCACTCAATTGAAAGGAAGCATCAATCGCCGATTTTCTTGTGCAGATGGGGCATGGAGCTCGCGTCGCCGGCCTTCATGTAGCGTTTTTCCGAGCCGGTCGCGGTCACGTTCTCATAAACACCCTTGTCGCGCTTGACCAGCTTGGTGAAGCCCTGGTTCTTCAAGGTCGAATTGCCGACCGGGATGGAGATGCCCTGCACGCCGAGCTTCTTGCGCACCGGCGCTTCGAAATCCGTGTCGCCCATCGGCACCTGCGCGGCGAAGCATAGTTCGCCCCAATTACGGATCACGACCTGCATGCCGTGACGCACGGTCACCACCTGGCCGTTCTCTTCGCACACGTATTCATATACCGGCATGTCGCAACCTCCGAACGTGAAGATGCCTGGGCGCCGCAGCGCGTTCGGCATCGAATCCTTTCACCATCGGCCTTGGTGGAGAAAGTCGGCGACGGCCTTGCGCTCGCGTTGCGCCGCGGACTTCTCTTCCACGCCCGCTGGCAGGCGGGCGGCATCGCCGAGATAGCCGAGCGCCATCACGGCGACCGCGTCGACGTCATCGGGCAAGGCCAGCGCACGATGCGCGATGTCCGCATCGAAACCGGCCATCTGGTGCACGAACAAGCCTTGGTGAGTCGCCTCGCCGAGCAGGTTGCCGACCGCCAAGCCGAGATCATAGTGCGCCCAGCGATTGGGTTTGCCGTTGTGCGAAAAGTTCTTGCGCACGCAGTTCAACACCAGCACCGGCGCGGTGGCCGCCCACGCCTGGTTGGCGGGCATGAGAGAACCCAACAAGGCCTCGTGTTGCGCGTCGACGCCCTGGCGGGTCACCACGAAACTCCACGGCTGGTCGTTGTAGCAGGACGGCGCCCAGCGCGCGGCTTCGAACAAGGTCTGCAATTTCTCGGCTTCGATGGGTCGCGACGCGAAGGCGCGTGGACTCCAGCGTTGGCTGAGGACCTCGAGTATGGCGGACATCGGTAACTCCTTGGCTGGCGACGTGCTTGCGTCGCCCTTCATCGCTTGTCGTTGAGCAGGGCGCCGACCGCGGCGTAGGTCGCGACGCAGTACGGCACGCAGTAAGTGAGGCCTATCTTGGCAAGGTCGAGGTACGTCAAGCTGCCCGCGATGATGCGGTCACCGTAGTTGATGGCAACCAGGATGCTGCCGACCACCGCCGCCACGCGCAGCGCGCGGCGCACCGTGGCCGGCGCCAACGCGATGGCGCGCCAGGATGCGGCTTGCGCGAGGCGGTGCATGAAGTCCCGCGACTTCGCCGCGTTCAGTGTTGGGAACGCTCGAGCAGTCGCTCGTTACCCGGCTTGCGTTTGCTCGGGCCGCTGAAGATCGCGCCCAGGGCGCCGAAGAAGGTATCGTCCGATTTCGCCCTCGCGGCCGGCGCGGGGGCCTGGCTGGCCACCGGCGCGGCGGCGACCGCGGGCGCGGGAGCAGGCATTGCGGTCGTTGTCGGGCTGCCGCCGTTCTGCGCCAGGCAGGACTTCCTGGCGGTCTCGCGCACCAACGCGATTTCCTGCTCGCTCATCGGCGCCTTCGCGCTGGCTTTCATCTCGGCAACCATGGCCGCCGCGTGCACGTCGCATCCGGTAGCGGTCTCGGCCAGAACGGCGTGGGTCGCAGGCAGCAAGGCTGCGACCATGATGAGCCGCGCGCAGCCGCGGCGTGTCGTTGTGTAGTGGATCACCGGCGAACCTCTTGATTACTTCAGCACCACATTTGGGCACAATGCCGCCCATGTCCGAGCGACGCTGTCCAAGGCACCGGCCCCAGGTGCGTCATGCCACGATCAGCGTGGCAATCTTAACCGCGTTCAGCCGAGGACAATACCAGCACGCCGGCACGCTGCGCGGACCATGATCGAAGTTCGCGGGCTCAGCTACGAATATCCCGGGCTGCGTGCGCTGTGGGACGTCAGCTTCCAAATCGCGCGTGGCACCATCACCGCCTTGGTCGGCCCCAACGGCGCGGGCAAGACCACGCTGCTGCGCTGCCTGGCCGGCATGGAACGTCCGCTCAGCGGCTCGATTCGGGTCAATGACATCGACGTCGTCGAGGAGCCGCGCCGCAGTCATCGCCATCTCGGCTACCTGTCGGACTTCTTCGGGCTGTACGACCGACTCACGGTACGCCAGTGCCTGCGCTACGTCGGCGCCGCCAACGGTCTCGCGGCGCGCGACCTCGAGCACACGGTCGAAGACACGGCGGCCGAGCTCGGTCTCCATGATCGACTCGAACAGCCGACCGGCGAGTTGTCGCGCGGCCTGCGCCAACGGGTGGCAATAGCCCAGGCCATCATCCACGGGCCGACGGTGGTGCTGCTCGACGAACCGGCTTCCGGCCTCGACCCCGAGGCCCGCTACGCGCTCGGAGAATTGTTCGTCACCCTGCGCCGCCGCGGCATGACCTTGCTGGTGTCGTCGCACATCCTGGCGGAACTCGAAGCTTATTCGACGCACATGCTGATCCTGCGCGGCGGGCAACTGGTCGAACATCGAGCCCTCGCGCAATCGCTCGCGATCGCCACCCCCATGGAGCTGCGCACACTCGACGATGCTTCGGCCTTGAGCGCCTTTCTTGCCGGCCACGCGGCGGTCAGCGATGTCTCGGTCGACGGCCACACCGTGCGCTTCGCCATGCAGGGCGATGAAGAACAACGCGCGGCGCTGCTCGCGGCGCTGCTTGCCACCGGCGCACGGGTCAGCCATTTCGCCGCCGTCGCCGAAGACCTGCAGCAGTCCTACATCAACTCCCTGGCGCGCGGCCCGCGGGCATGACGAATCCCGAACTGTTGCGCAACCTGTGGCTCGAGGTGACGCCGCACAAACTGCTGCTGATCCCGGCCGTGGTGTTCGCGGCGGCGGCGCTGGTACACGCCACCGACCCGACCGGCGTCGGCCTCAACAAGCTGGCCATGACCGCCTTCCTGGTGACGACCATGGTGTGGGGCTCACGCCAGGCCGCCAACAGCGTGCTCGACGAGGCGCGCGCACGCACCTGGGACATCCAACGCATGTGCGCGCTTTCACCTTGGCTCATGACCTGGGGCAAGCTGCTCGGCGCCACGGCGATGTCCTGGTACGCGGGCCTGTGTTGCCTGCTGGTGTTCATTGGCAGCAGCAGCGGCGGCGATGCGCGCAACGGCGTGGTGGTGACTGTCCTGGTGATCGCGGTGGCGATACTTGCGCAAGGCTTGTCACTGATTGGCGCGCTGGTCGGACTGCATCGCGGCAGCGGTCTGCAATCGCGCTTCGCCAACCTGCTGGTGGTCGGGCTGTTGGTATTTCTGCTGCCCAACGTCATGAACCTCATCGATCCCGAGGCCACGCTGCTGTGGTTCGAAACGCCCATCAAGCGCCTGCCCTTCGCCACGGTGTCGGCCGTGCTGTTCGC comes from the Pseudomonadota bacterium genome and includes:
- a CDS encoding zinc ribbon domain-containing protein, giving the protein MPVYEYVCEENGQVVTVRHGMQVVIRNWGELCFAAQVPMGDTDFEAPVRKKLGVQGISIPVGNSTLKNQGFTKLVKRDKGVYENVTATGSEKRYMKAGDASSMPHLHKKIGD
- a CDS encoding nitroreductase family protein, with the protein product MSAILEVLSQRWSPRAFASRPIEAEKLQTLFEAARWAPSCYNDQPWSFVVTRQGVDAQHEALLGSLMPANQAWAATAPVLVLNCVRKNFSHNGKPNRWAHYDLGLAVGNLLGEATHQGLFVHQMAGFDADIAHRALALPDDVDAVAVMALGYLGDAARLPAGVEEKSAAQRERKAVADFLHQGRW
- the nrtS gene encoding nitrate/nitrite transporter NrtS; this encodes MHRLAQAASWRAIALAPATVRRALRVAAVVGSILVAINYGDRIIAGSLTYLDLAKIGLTYCVPYCVATYAAVGALLNDKR
- a CDS encoding ABC transporter ATP-binding protein, whose protein sequence is MIEVRGLSYEYPGLRALWDVSFQIARGTITALVGPNGAGKTTLLRCLAGMERPLSGSIRVNDIDVVEEPRRSHRHLGYLSDFFGLYDRLTVRQCLRYVGAANGLAARDLEHTVEDTAAELGLHDRLEQPTGELSRGLRQRVAIAQAIIHGPTVVLLDEPASGLDPEARYALGELFVTLRRRGMTLLVSSHILAELEAYSTHMLILRGGQLVEHRALAQSLAIATPMELRTLDDASALSAFLAGHAAVSDVSVDGHTVRFAMQGDEEQRAALLAALLATGARVSHFAAVAEDLQQSYINSLARGPRA